The following is a genomic window from Hymenobacter sp. APR13.
CATCGGCATCAATGCGGGCCTGAAACTGTTCTTCCTGGGTGAGTTCTAGGGTTTCCATGCGCCTTCAACAAAGGTTAACTAACAATCGTTAGTTAAATGTAAGGAAAATTTTGGGCTGCTGGGCTGCAGCATCTCAAAAGAACGTCATGCTGAGCGAAGCCGGAGGCGTAGTCGAAGCATCTCTACCGCTTCGTATGATTACTAGCGCAACGAAGCGGTAGAGATGCTTCGGCAAGCTCAGCATGACGTTCCTTTTTATTAGCCTCCTCTTTACTGGTCGAAATCCACCACTACCCGTTCCGAAGTGGGGCGGGCCTGGCAACTGAGGACGTAGCCCTGGGCCACTTCCTTTTCGGAAAGCGAGTAGTTCACGTCCATTTCTACGGTGCCTTCCGTCACGCGGCAGCGGCAGGTGCTGCACATGCCGTTTTTGCACGAATACGGCGCATCAGCCCCGGTTTCGAGCACCGCGTCCAGAATCGTGTCGCCGTAGTACGACATTTCTAGGATGCGCTTCGTGCCTTCCAGCTGCACCGTTACCTGGCTGTGCTTGTCGTCCTGGCCGGCGGGGCGCTGGGCCTGGCGGGCAGCGGCTTTCTGGGCGCCGGCGGCCGAGGCAAACAGCTCGAAATGCACCTTCTCGGGCGCAACGCCAGCTTCCAGCAGCACACTTTTCACCTCCAGAATCATCTCCTCGGGCCCACACAGAAACGCCTCGTCGATTTTCTGCGCCGGAATGATTTTGTCGAGGAACACGCGGGCTTTGGCGCCGTCGATGCGGCCGAACAGCAGATCGGTGTCGCCCTGCTCGCGGCTGAGCACGTGGTACACGCTCAGGCGCTGCAGGAAGCGGTTTTTCAGGCCCTCGATTTCTTCCTTGAAGATGATGGAGTTGCGGCCCCGGTTGCCGTAGATAAGCGTCACGCGGCTATTGGGCTCCGTTAGCAGCACTGTTTTCAGGATGGACAGCACCGGCGTGATGCCCGAGCCGGCCGCGAACAGCACGTACTGTTTGGCCTGTTCGGCGTGCAGCTCGGTGGTGAAATGGCCCATCGGGGGCATCACCTCCAGCTCGTCGCCCACGCGCAGTTCCTGCACGGCGTGGGTGGAAAAGCGCCCTTCCGGCACCTGCTTGATGGCCACGCGCCACTCGTTTTCCAGCGGGCTGCTGCAGATGGAGTAGCTGCGGCGCACTTCCTCGCCGTTCAGGTTCCGCCGAAACGTGAGGTACTGGCCCTGCGTGAACCGGAACGTGTCGCGCAGCTCGGCGGGCACGTCCAGCGCCACGCTCACGCAATCAGGCGTTTCGCGGGTGATGCTCTTGACTTTAAGCGTATGAAAGCGGCTCATTTTTTTAGTGCTTCGTGCATGGTGCTTGGTGCTTAGTGACTGGGGCTTTGTCCGCTCTTATCTTCATTGCCAGAGCGACCTAAGCACCAGGCACCAGGCACTAAGCCCTATAAATCCTGTTTCCTCAGCCCCGACAGGAGCATGGTGATGATGTTTTCTTCGAGCTCCTCGGCCGTGACGCCGCGGCCCGGGCGGTACCACAGTTCCACCCAGCGCACCGCCGACAGAATGGTAAACAGGGCCACCGACACGTTCACAGGCTGCAGCTCGCCGGCTTCAATGCCCTGCTCGATGAGGGCCGCGAAGCCTTTCTCGTAGTTTTTGCGG
Proteins encoded in this region:
- the paaE gene encoding 1,2-phenylacetyl-CoA epoxidase subunit PaaE; the encoded protein is MSRFHTLKVKSITRETPDCVSVALDVPAELRDTFRFTQGQYLTFRRNLNGEEVRRSYSICSSPLENEWRVAIKQVPEGRFSTHAVQELRVGDELEVMPPMGHFTTELHAEQAKQYVLFAAGSGITPVLSILKTVLLTEPNSRVTLIYGNRGRNSIIFKEEIEGLKNRFLQRLSVYHVLSREQGDTDLLFGRIDGAKARVFLDKIIPAQKIDEAFLCGPEEMILEVKSVLLEAGVAPEKVHFELFASAAGAQKAAARQAQRPAGQDDKHSQVTVQLEGTKRILEMSYYGDTILDAVLETGADAPYSCKNGMCSTCRCRVTEGTVEMDVNYSLSEKEVAQGYVLSCQARPTSERVVVDFDQ